The genomic DNA AACATAACTCTCAAATTAAAGCTAAAACAGGCTACGGCTACGGTAACGAGCCACTGAAGATTTTTTATAAAAAATTCCCAAATCAAAAGTACGGTTCAGTATTTTGGAACTACGAGCGTAACCTAGCGAAAAAAGATCCAAACCGTATTGATATTGCGCACCCTGTATGGGGTAACACTTGGGAAAATCCAGCCGATCCTGGTAAAGCTGGTATCGCACTTGGTGAAGAGTTCAGCTATAAAGTAGAAGTTAAGGGCACTATGATGCATCTAACTTTCACAACCGCTCGACACGATACCGTGAAATACGATATTGACCTAAGCAAAGGCATTGATGATAAAGATAATGTCCATGGTTATGCAGAAGATGACTTCTACTTTAAAGCGGGTGCATACGGTCAATGTAGCGTAAGTGAAACTCACCCTGTTTGGGGTACAGGTTGTGCAGGTACTGGTGACTTCGCTATCGATAAGAAAAATGGCGACTACAACAGCGTAACCTTCTCTGCTTTGAAACTTAACGGTAAGTAATCACATTAATCAATATTAACGATTAAACCAATTACTCCACAATAAGGCTCTTCACATTGTTTATGTGAAGAGCCTTTTTTCTGGGCTAATCTCAAGCAATCTGCCCATGCTCTCTGACACATTTCATGCCTTTATCTATTCATCCTTATTAAGTAGTCCATATCCATACAAATAAAAACCAAGTGTGTGATTTATTT from Vibrio rarus includes the following:
- a CDS encoding polysaccharide lyase family 7 protein, translated to MKQGLILASSLLLAFPTLANVANNGVSHPVPADNFNMQNWKITIPSDINKDGKIDEIEGVAMMSYSHSDFFHLDKDGNLVFEVHNKAITTKNSKNARSELRQMPRGANFDNILTDSKLNQWALSSHPHADQYSGIGGTLEGTVKVNHVSMHSKFPEKYPAYSVVVGQIHSKKHNSQIKAKTGYGYGNEPLKIFYKKFPNQKYGSVFWNYERNLAKKDPNRIDIAHPVWGNTWENPADPGKAGIALGEEFSYKVEVKGTMMHLTFTTARHDTVKYDIDLSKGIDDKDNVHGYAEDDFYFKAGAYGQCSVSETHPVWGTGCAGTGDFAIDKKNGDYNSVTFSALKLNGK